The following coding sequences lie in one Myxococcus xanthus genomic window:
- a CDS encoding DUF58 domain-containing protein produces MLPKDLIRRIRKLEIRTRKVVSDMLAGQYHSVFKGRGMAFSEVRQYQPGDEIRIIDWNVTARMDEAYVKVFTEERELTVMLVVDVSASKEFGSRERTKSEIAAEVAAQIAFSAIANNDRVGLVLFSDRVEKVVPPRKGRTHVLRLVSDILTFQPQGRGTDLAAGLNYLTQVAKRKAVTFLISDFQARDYEKPLRLVGRKHDLVPVVVADPLEEAFPRLGLVDMEDPETGERFVVDTSDPRVRGRFARAMQAARDERRKLFKKLELDHVELRAGDDHGKALANFFRARARRMAA; encoded by the coding sequence GTGCTTCCCAAGGACCTCATCCGCCGCATCCGCAAGCTGGAGATTCGCACCCGCAAGGTGGTCTCCGACATGCTCGCCGGCCAGTACCATTCGGTCTTCAAGGGCCGGGGCATGGCCTTCTCCGAGGTGCGCCAGTACCAGCCCGGTGACGAGATTCGCATCATCGACTGGAACGTCACCGCGCGCATGGACGAGGCCTACGTCAAGGTCTTCACCGAGGAGCGCGAGCTGACGGTGATGCTGGTGGTGGACGTCTCCGCGTCGAAGGAGTTCGGCTCGCGCGAGCGCACCAAGTCGGAGATTGCCGCGGAGGTGGCGGCGCAGATTGCGTTCAGCGCCATCGCCAACAACGACCGGGTGGGGCTCGTCCTCTTCTCGGACCGGGTGGAGAAGGTGGTGCCGCCGCGCAAGGGCCGCACGCACGTGCTGCGGCTGGTGAGCGACATCCTCACGTTCCAGCCGCAGGGGCGTGGGACGGACCTGGCCGCGGGGCTCAACTACCTGACGCAGGTGGCGAAGCGGAAGGCCGTGACGTTCCTCATCTCCGACTTCCAGGCGCGCGACTACGAGAAGCCGCTACGGCTGGTGGGGCGCAAGCACGACCTGGTGCCAGTGGTGGTGGCGGACCCGTTGGAGGAGGCCTTCCCCCGGTTGGGCCTGGTGGACATGGAGGACCCGGAGACGGGCGAGCGCTTCGTCGTCGACACCAGCGACCCGCGCGTGCGGGGCCGCTTCGCCCGGGCCATGCAGGCCGCGCGCGACGAGCGGCGCAAGCTGTTCAAGAAGCTGGAGCTGGACCACGTGGAGCTGCGCGCGGGTGATGACCACGGCAAGGCGCTGGCGAACTTCTTCCGCGCGCGGGCCCGGAGGATGGCGGCATGA
- a CDS encoding AAA family ATPase, translating to MNTDIRALTERVQQESSFVEVLNQETGKVIVGQRYMLERILIGLLCNGHVLLEGVPGLAKTLTVRTVADSLSATFMRIQFTPDLLPADVVGTMIYNQQAANFTVRKGPIFANIVLADEINRAPAKVQSALLEAMAERQVTIGDQSFPLPSPFLVLATQNPIEQEGTYPLPEAQVDRFMLKVKVGYPTRDEEKVIMDRMSGGSSPRAQRVIDLQHLVRARELVHHIYMDEKVKEYILNVVFATREPSKYGLKDLADYIQFGASPRATIALAQAARAHAFLRHRGFVTPEDVKAIAFDVLRHRVAMTYEAEAEDLTPEKIIQRVFDRVEVP from the coding sequence ATGAACACCGACATTCGCGCGCTCACCGAACGCGTGCAGCAGGAAAGCAGCTTCGTCGAGGTCCTCAACCAGGAAACCGGCAAGGTCATCGTCGGGCAGCGCTACATGCTGGAGCGCATCCTCATTGGCCTGCTGTGCAACGGACACGTGCTGCTGGAGGGCGTGCCCGGCCTCGCCAAGACGCTCACGGTGCGCACCGTGGCGGATTCGCTCAGCGCCACCTTCATGCGCATCCAGTTCACCCCGGACCTGCTGCCCGCGGACGTGGTGGGCACGATGATCTACAACCAGCAGGCGGCGAACTTCACCGTCCGCAAGGGCCCCATCTTCGCCAACATCGTGCTCGCGGACGAAATCAACCGCGCCCCGGCGAAGGTGCAGTCCGCGCTCCTGGAGGCCATGGCCGAGCGCCAGGTCACCATCGGTGACCAATCCTTCCCGTTGCCCTCGCCCTTCCTGGTGCTGGCGACGCAGAACCCCATCGAGCAGGAAGGCACCTACCCGCTGCCCGAGGCGCAGGTGGACCGCTTCATGCTCAAGGTGAAGGTGGGCTACCCGACGCGCGATGAAGAGAAGGTCATCATGGACCGGATGTCCGGCGGCTCGTCGCCGCGCGCCCAGCGGGTCATCGACCTGCAGCACCTGGTCCGTGCGCGCGAGCTCGTCCACCACATCTACATGGACGAGAAGGTGAAGGAGTACATCCTCAACGTGGTGTTCGCCACGCGTGAGCCCAGCAAGTACGGCCTCAAGGATTTGGCGGACTACATCCAGTTCGGCGCCTCGCCGCGCGCCACCATCGCGCTGGCCCAGGCGGCGCGCGCGCACGCCTTCCTGCGCCACCGCGGCTTCGTCACCCCCGAAGACGTGAAGGCCATTGCCTTCGACGTGCTCCGCCACCGCGTCGCCATGACGTACGAGGCGGAGGCCGAGGACCTCACGCCGGAGAAGATCATCCAGCGCGTGTTCGACCGCGTCGAAGTCCCCTGA